One segment of Candidatus Effluviviaceae Genus I sp. DNA contains the following:
- a CDS encoding sigma-70 family RNA polymerase sigma factor — protein sequence MPYYGSLTEEDRSLESYLQEISRTPLLTRAEEQELGRRILRGDRSARDKLVMANLRFVVSVAKVYARRTGAPIMDVINQGNLGLLEAAKRFDATRGQKFITYAVWWIRHSILKGMSEQSGAMRLPLNKAGAIRRMWRIIERLRQESGREPTDRELARAMRLKVNDVETLRELSVGSLSLDAPLSQEDGLELSDLVADETRDPGLASLHYESLGQELGTALGALTDRERTILRHYYGLGGARKQTLEEIGVMLGLTRERIRQIKEEAIGKLRSSPDLSSLRIYLN from the coding sequence GTGCCGTACTACGGAAGCCTCACTGAGGAAGACAGGAGCCTGGAGTCGTACCTCCAGGAGATCTCCCGGACGCCGCTGCTGACGCGGGCCGAGGAGCAGGAACTGGGGCGGCGGATCCTGAGAGGGGACCGCAGCGCGCGCGACAAGCTCGTCATGGCGAACCTCAGGTTCGTCGTGAGCGTCGCCAAGGTGTACGCGCGCCGCACCGGCGCCCCGATCATGGACGTCATCAACCAGGGAAACCTCGGTCTGCTCGAGGCCGCGAAGCGGTTCGATGCGACGCGGGGGCAGAAGTTCATCACGTACGCCGTGTGGTGGATCCGGCACTCGATCCTGAAGGGGATGTCCGAGCAGTCGGGCGCGATGCGGCTGCCGCTCAACAAGGCGGGAGCGATCAGGCGGATGTGGAGGATCATCGAGCGCCTGAGGCAGGAGTCCGGGCGCGAGCCGACGGACAGGGAACTCGCGCGCGCGATGCGCCTCAAGGTGAACGACGTCGAAACGCTCAGGGAGCTCTCGGTCGGGAGCCTGTCGCTCGACGCGCCCCTCTCGCAGGAGGACGGCCTCGAGCTGTCCGACCTCGTGGCGGACGAGACCCGCGACCCGGGCCTCGCCAGTCTGCACTACGAGTCGCTCGGGCAGGAGCTGGGCACCGCGCTCGGGGCGCTCACCGACAGGGAGCGCACGATCCTCCGCCACTACTACGGTCTGGGTGGTGCCCGCAAGCAGACGCTCGAGGAGATCGGCGTGATGCTGGGTCTCACCCGTGAGCGCATCCGCCAGATCAAGGAAGAGGCGATCGGGAAGCTCCGGAGCTCGCCCGATCTGAGCAGCCTCAGGATCTATCTGAACTAG
- a CDS encoding N-acetylmuramoyl-L-alanine amidase, translating to MTRQIGQRIAPLLGLLAALGATLSAPAAQRVAAVRHWTAPDHTRIVVDLNEAPEHSTRLLTGPDRIVVFVAAAQLGGSAEPTPVGDGLVERVRLNQLSKGVQIVVDLARPSAHNVFDLKPYAGKPHRVVIDVFRNGSSTAGGAATTQSPARTPTESALNAPSLAPAASPPSAAPTQARSSQAGTTRPRLVVIDAGHGGEDPGAVSGKLAEKDIVLDIAKRLAKELETRPGVEAKLTRTGDYGMSLGRRRQIARQAQCDLFVSVHANSAPNKDAHGTEVFFLSPRGATDQKARELADRENAADLVGGVSPDADEDVLSILVDLKMTDSIEKSADLAEIISSELSRCKVAKCSVKQAGFVVLKSLEMPSVLVEVGFLTNKNDRKNLGGADYRAAYAECLAGAIVAYFDRYAPIVATGGRHRVAVGETLWSIARRYGMTVEDLRRANSLRDDATIRVGQDLIVRGE from the coding sequence TTGACGCGACAGATCGGACAGCGGATCGCGCCGCTCCTCGGGCTGCTCGCAGCTCTCGGCGCAACGCTCAGCGCGCCCGCGGCGCAGCGCGTTGCCGCGGTCAGGCACTGGACCGCGCCCGATCACACCCGCATCGTCGTCGATCTCAACGAGGCCCCTGAGCACTCCACGAGGCTGCTGACCGGTCCCGATCGCATCGTCGTGTTCGTCGCCGCGGCGCAGCTCGGAGGCTCGGCGGAGCCGACGCCTGTCGGCGACGGCCTCGTTGAGAGAGTGCGGCTGAACCAGCTCAGCAAGGGCGTGCAGATCGTCGTCGACCTCGCGCGTCCGTCGGCCCACAACGTCTTCGATCTCAAGCCGTACGCGGGCAAGCCCCACCGCGTCGTCATCGACGTCTTCCGCAACGGCTCCTCCACGGCCGGCGGGGCCGCAACGACCCAGAGCCCCGCGCGAACGCCGACCGAGTCCGCCCTGAACGCCCCGAGCCTCGCGCCTGCCGCGTCGCCGCCGAGCGCCGCCCCGACGCAGGCGCGCTCGTCCCAGGCAGGGACAACCCGCCCGCGCCTCGTTGTGATCGACGCCGGCCACGGGGGCGAGGACCCCGGGGCGGTCAGCGGCAAGCTGGCCGAGAAGGACATCGTGCTCGACATCGCCAAGCGGCTGGCGAAGGAGCTCGAGACGCGCCCGGGTGTCGAGGCGAAGCTGACGCGCACCGGCGACTACGGCATGTCCCTCGGCCGCCGGCGGCAGATCGCCAGGCAGGCGCAGTGCGATCTCTTCGTGAGCGTGCACGCCAACAGCGCGCCCAACAAGGACGCGCACGGAACCGAGGTGTTCTTCCTCTCGCCCAGGGGGGCGACGGACCAGAAGGCCCGCGAGCTCGCGGACAGGGAGAACGCCGCTGACCTGGTCGGGGGCGTATCGCCGGACGCCGACGAGGACGTGCTCTCGATCCTCGTGGACCTCAAGATGACCGACAGCATCGAGAAGAGCGCGGACCTCGCGGAGATCATCTCCTCGGAGCTCTCGCGGTGCAAAGTGGCGAAGTGCTCCGTCAAGCAGGCTGGGTTCGTCGTGCTCAAGTCGCTTGAGATGCCCTCGGTGCTCGTCGAGGTGGGGTTCCTGACGAACAAGAACGACAGGAAGAACCTCGGCGGCGCCGACTACCGAGCCGCGTACGCCGAGTGCCTTGCCGGAGCCATCGTGGCGTACTTCGACCGCTACGCGCCCATCGTCGCCACGGGTGGCCGCCACCGCGTGGCGGTCGGCGAGACGCTCTGGAGCATCGCGCGGCGCTACGGGATGACCGTCGAGGATCTGCGACGCGCGAACAGCCTGCGCGACGACGCGACGATCCGCGTTGGTCAGGACCTCATCGTGAGAGGGGAGTGA
- a CDS encoding YbbR-like domain-containing protein: MSLRDLLTQNRTLKVAAAIAALVLWLLAKGEQTTAREFVVPLVLRGVPEGLTTAARVPESARIVLSGANKELLRLGLWGEPYAVVDLSGADPEVTIRVFLSEADVVLPRDSRVAVTEVRQPRVLDIHLDRVAERRLPVRTVLEGAPARGYYLVGEPLCFPDSVAVIGPARVVAALESAPTEPLDLSGRRERIEATRTVDVSLDANLHAVPREVRVAVDIEGTSTRRLSGVRVRVERETGGASAAVTPANADVDLSGPAHVIDALTTADVAVVVDARGLPRGTHEVVPEVVLPEGALLTSVTPARFTVTLE; this comes from the coding sequence GTGTCGCTCCGGGACCTGCTCACGCAGAACCGCACTCTGAAGGTGGCCGCCGCGATCGCCGCCCTCGTGCTGTGGCTCCTCGCGAAGGGCGAGCAGACGACCGCGCGGGAGTTCGTTGTTCCCCTCGTGCTGAGGGGCGTCCCCGAGGGGCTCACGACCGCCGCGCGCGTTCCGGAGTCGGCGCGGATCGTCCTCAGCGGGGCGAACAAGGAGCTGCTCAGACTCGGTCTGTGGGGGGAGCCGTACGCGGTCGTCGACCTCTCGGGCGCCGACCCCGAGGTGACGATCCGCGTGTTCCTGTCGGAAGCGGACGTCGTGCTGCCGCGCGACTCGCGCGTGGCCGTGACCGAGGTCCGCCAGCCGAGAGTGCTGGACATCCACCTGGACCGCGTGGCCGAGCGGCGCCTCCCGGTCCGGACGGTGCTCGAGGGCGCTCCGGCCCGGGGGTACTACCTCGTCGGTGAGCCGCTCTGCTTCCCGGACTCCGTGGCCGTGATCGGGCCGGCCCGCGTCGTGGCCGCGCTCGAGTCGGCCCCCACGGAGCCGCTCGACCTCTCCGGTCGCAGGGAGAGGATCGAAGCGACGAGGACGGTGGATGTCTCCCTCGACGCGAACCTGCACGCGGTCCCGAGGGAGGTTCGAGTGGCCGTCGACATCGAAGGGACCTCAACGAGGCGGCTTTCCGGTGTGAGGGTGAGGGTGGAGCGCGAGACGGGGGGCGCGTCGGCAGCGGTGACTCCGGCCAACGCCGACGTCGACCTGTCCGGGCCCGCGCACGTCATCGACGCGCTGACGACCGCGGACGTCGCGGTCGTCGTTGATGCCCGGGGCCTCCCGAGAGGCACCCACGAGGTCGTCCCGGAGGTCGTTCTCCCTGAAGGGGCCCTCCTGACATCGGTGACCCCCGCGCGGTTCACTGTCACGCTCGAGTAG
- a CDS encoding insulinase family protein — MARLSRSLLAALLLVGASCARQEPSGPQVRHLQNGLTIIAKPSRAADVVSVQVWVRDGTIYESPRDAGASSVLSELVRPSPALSGAGEAALAVEAVGGRTEAEHSQDHVCYEVTVPGRHLDLALRALSDAVLRPPLEPASVERAKTAVVRRTASLMSRPIDRALQMCLAAIMPRHPTARPPAASASDLAAIDASVLEDWWSRRYVGANMVVVVVGNAEPRDAADRAEKAFSGVAAGERAEPWSSSVEWLTAPARVDAGIETDSERATMMIGFPGPGVSDEDHVAADVLMMALAGSRSSRMSRALVAERGIAWSVGGGWYTRTQASPCFIWMELDPVNALAAEAAVVDVVESLAERPLDADDLARGKALLTSYMVFASETAAQQAAYEGYWFIVADEGYADSYFDRIEAVTVEDLRGAAVKYLRPESRATVVLEPHWVK, encoded by the coding sequence ATGGCACGGTTGTCCCGCTCGCTTCTGGCCGCGCTGCTCCTCGTCGGAGCGAGCTGCGCGAGGCAGGAGCCGAGCGGTCCTCAGGTGCGGCATCTGCAGAACGGCCTCACGATCATCGCCAAGCCCAGCCGGGCGGCGGACGTCGTCTCCGTGCAGGTCTGGGTGCGGGACGGCACCATCTACGAGTCCCCGAGGGACGCCGGAGCATCGAGCGTCCTTTCGGAGCTGGTGCGGCCTTCGCCGGCCCTCTCGGGCGCGGGGGAGGCTGCGCTCGCCGTCGAGGCGGTCGGCGGAAGGACCGAAGCCGAGCACAGCCAGGATCATGTCTGCTACGAGGTGACGGTGCCCGGTCGACACCTGGATCTCGCGCTCCGGGCGTTGAGCGATGCCGTGCTTCGCCCGCCCCTCGAGCCCGCATCGGTCGAGCGAGCGAAGACCGCCGTCGTCAGGCGGACGGCCTCGCTCATGAGCCGTCCCATCGACCGTGCCCTTCAGATGTGTCTTGCGGCGATCATGCCGCGACATCCGACCGCGCGACCGCCTGCCGCTTCCGCGTCCGACCTGGCCGCGATCGATGCCTCTGTGCTCGAGGATTGGTGGTCGCGCCGCTACGTCGGCGCGAACATGGTGGTCGTCGTCGTGGGGAACGCAGAGCCGCGCGACGCGGCCGACAGGGCCGAGAAGGCGTTCTCGGGCGTCGCGGCCGGAGAGCGCGCCGAGCCGTGGTCCTCGTCGGTCGAGTGGCTCACGGCCCCGGCGCGTGTGGACGCCGGCATCGAGACCGACTCCGAACGCGCGACCATGATGATCGGGTTCCCCGGACCGGGTGTGAGCGATGAGGACCACGTCGCCGCCGACGTCCTCATGATGGCGCTGGCCGGAAGCAGGTCCTCCAGAATGAGCAGGGCGCTCGTGGCCGAGCGCGGGATCGCATGGTCGGTCGGCGGCGGGTGGTACACCAGGACGCAGGCGAGCCCCTGCTTCATCTGGATGGAGCTGGACCCCGTGAACGCGCTCGCCGCGGAGGCGGCCGTCGTCGATGTCGTCGAGTCGCTCGCCGAACGGCCACTCGACGCCGATGATCTCGCGCGCGGCAAGGCGCTTCTCACGTCGTACATGGTCTTCGCCTCCGAGACGGCAGCGCAACAGGCCGCCTACGAGGGGTACTGGTTCATCGTGGCCGACGAGGGCTACGCCGACTCGTACTTCGACAGGATCGAGGCGGTCACCGTGGAGGACCTGCGGGGAGCCGCGGTGAAGTACCTGCGGCCCGAGTCACGCGCCACGGTCGTGCTTGAGCCGCACTGGGTGAAGTAG
- a CDS encoding Do family serine endopeptidase codes for MRHVRAGAGAVVSGAILVAAGVVLGSLVTAHCGWSADSAADEPSHVSLSKAAAAVGGRSPFVAVADAVLPAVVSVDTKRTVKVTNDPFRGMLRDFFGERMYRDYFGQEREREYEMPGSASGFIYDDRGYILTNNHVVQGADRIEVTLTDGRPFLAEVVGRDPSTDIAVLRIKGENLPALKLGDSDGLRVGDWAIAVGNPLELKGTVTVGVVSALGRSDLRIRGGAPLYQDFIQTDASITFGNSGGPLVNIDGEVVGVNTAVNAAAGGIGFAIPINIARHVAESLLDKGKVVRGYLGIVPQDITAELAEATGLDDTDGVIVASVETGTPAANAGITPGDVIVEFAGTEIKSMSQFRRVVASVTPGEKVPVTIVRDGQTKRLTATLAERPDEVAAAPEPETAGSEKWLGIEVVGLDDPIARQVQPSASTGVFVVGVEPGSAAAAAGLESGDVILEVGGRSVAGLKDYRDAAAALAGSKRAIAFRIQRGEAKYFVAVRPK; via the coding sequence ATGAGGCACGTGCGAGCTGGAGCCGGCGCGGTGGTCAGTGGAGCGATCCTCGTCGCGGCAGGTGTCGTCCTGGGCAGCCTCGTGACAGCCCACTGCGGGTGGTCAGCGGACTCCGCGGCCGACGAGCCGTCGCACGTGAGTCTCTCGAAAGCGGCCGCCGCCGTAGGTGGGCGCAGCCCCTTCGTCGCCGTCGCGGACGCCGTGTTGCCCGCCGTCGTGAGCGTCGACACGAAGCGCACGGTGAAGGTCACGAACGACCCGTTCCGCGGCATGCTCCGCGACTTCTTCGGCGAGCGGATGTACCGCGACTACTTCGGCCAGGAGCGGGAGCGGGAGTACGAGATGCCAGGGTCGGCATCCGGGTTCATCTACGACGATCGGGGCTACATCCTCACGAACAACCACGTGGTCCAGGGCGCGGACAGGATCGAGGTGACCCTGACGGACGGGCGCCCCTTCCTGGCCGAAGTCGTCGGCCGCGACCCCAGCACCGACATCGCCGTCCTCAGGATCAAGGGGGAGAACCTCCCGGCCCTGAAGCTGGGCGACTCCGACGGTCTCCGGGTCGGGGACTGGGCGATCGCTGTGGGCAACCCCCTCGAGCTCAAGGGCACCGTGACCGTGGGCGTCGTGAGCGCCCTCGGCAGGTCCGACCTGCGCATCCGTGGCGGCGCGCCGCTCTATCAGGACTTCATCCAGACGGACGCATCCATCACGTTCGGGAACAGCGGCGGCCCGCTGGTGAACATCGATGGTGAGGTGGTGGGGGTCAACACCGCGGTGAACGCAGCGGCCGGTGGCATCGGCTTCGCGATTCCGATCAACATCGCGCGGCATGTCGCGGAGTCGCTGCTCGACAAGGGCAAAGTCGTTCGGGGCTACCTGGGCATCGTGCCGCAGGACATCACGGCCGAGCTCGCGGAGGCGACGGGGCTCGACGACACGGACGGCGTCATCGTCGCGAGCGTTGAGACCGGGACGCCCGCCGCGAACGCCGGCATCACCCCGGGCGACGTCATCGTGGAGTTCGCCGGCACCGAGATCAAGAGCATGAGCCAGTTCAGGCGAGTCGTGGCCTCGGTGACGCCGGGAGAGAAGGTCCCCGTGACGATCGTGCGCGACGGGCAGACGAAGCGCCTGACGGCAACGCTTGCCGAGCGGCCGGACGAGGTGGCGGCCGCGCCGGAGCCGGAGACTGCCGGAAGCGAAAAGTGGTTGGGCATCGAGGTCGTGGGTCTTGATGACCCGATCGCCCGCCAGGTGCAGCCGAGCGCGAGCACGGGCGTGTTCGTCGTCGGCGTCGAGCCCGGCAGCGCTGCCGCGGCTGCGGGCCTGGAGAGCGGAGATGTCATTCTTGAGGTCGGCGGCAGGAGCGTCGCCGGTCTGAAGGACTACCGTGACGCTGCCGCGGCGCTCGCGGGCTCGAAGCGCGCGATCGCTTTCCGGATCCAGCGTGGCGAAGCGAAGTACTTCGTGGCAGTCAGGCCGAAGTGA
- a CDS encoding metallophosphoesterase — MVYFIADAHLGSESPASELAKEHDLLHFLAHLSGRASMLYAVGDLFDFWFEFPRSKPRAYQQMLSALRSLTRSGVALRFIGGNHDYWAGPVFERLTGGSVHRQPVVETHFGKRLFIAHGDGLPAGDRRYKALKAVIRSRAAIAGFSLVPPSIGWSMARWASGLSEITEERIQRALPPMRTFLETKLLEGFDGAVVGHVHRQCMWRTAHGTAVIVGDWMWTRSVVELGESGFRLLRWDGDSLVPSQPQGGCRPPGGESADDSRVAP, encoded by the coding sequence ATGGTCTACTTCATAGCGGATGCCCATCTCGGCTCCGAGTCCCCCGCGAGCGAGCTTGCCAAGGAGCATGATCTCCTTCACTTCCTCGCGCACCTGAGCGGGCGCGCGAGCATGCTGTACGCGGTGGGCGACCTCTTCGACTTCTGGTTCGAGTTCCCCCGAAGCAAGCCCCGCGCGTATCAGCAGATGCTGAGCGCTCTCCGGTCGCTCACGCGATCCGGAGTTGCGCTGCGGTTCATCGGGGGGAATCACGACTACTGGGCCGGCCCGGTCTTCGAGAGACTCACGGGAGGTAGCGTCCACAGGCAGCCGGTGGTGGAGACGCACTTCGGAAAGCGCCTATTCATAGCGCACGGCGACGGTCTCCCGGCGGGCGACCGCCGCTACAAGGCGCTCAAGGCCGTCATCAGGAGCCGCGCGGCGATCGCGGGCTTCAGCCTCGTCCCGCCGTCGATCGGGTGGTCCATGGCCCGCTGGGCTTCGGGCCTCTCGGAGATCACGGAGGAGCGCATCCAGCGCGCGCTCCCGCCCATGAGAACGTTCCTTGAGACCAAGCTGCTCGAGGGCTTCGACGGGGCCGTCGTGGGGCATGTCCACAGGCAGTGCATGTGGAGGACGGCGCACGGCACCGCCGTGATCGTGGGTGACTGGATGTGGACCAGGTCCGTGGTGGAGCTCGGCGAGAGCGGCTTCAGGCTGCTTCGCTGGGACGGGGACTCACTCGTGCCGTCGCAGCCCCAGGGCGGCTGCAGGCCGCCCGGCGGCGAGTCAGCCGATGACTCCCGCGTTGCGCCCTAG
- a CDS encoding insulinase family protein codes for MSPAKRAVALALVTAALLGAGAPTQAGDVVKRRLGNGVTLIAVPSPWNKVLAVSVLVDAGSKHDPPGLSGLARVTAELLLSGATTIPRAEIEETVDDRGIRLGSYTTEDFTEIYVVSTIDQFDAAIDVLSALVTQPAFDGRDLPIVQRRVVEDQERALNDPFAACYARLNEILFEGHPYAVPPSGTKSGVAALTRDHVTRFYADRYRGGNIVVTAVGDFREDEAMRKLGACFAACASGRVPPRGIPLKQPKEPVSYEFHRDVSRGCVTIGFATPPMGSHDGAAVRVLASVLGEGKAARGRIRDALPPDDASSSQAGVLNPEGVEQGRLVLFASTADVDAAAAALGEIIERLRSERVPDAELAEAKERLLGQMALSGQRNIERAGRLGIGEIARLGHDSSDRLARSIEAVSAEDVRRAAVKYLSNPVTVTLRPGRVSRTQL; via the coding sequence ATGAGTCCGGCGAAGCGGGCGGTCGCTCTGGCCCTTGTGACGGCCGCGCTTCTGGGAGCGGGCGCGCCGACGCAGGCCGGGGACGTCGTCAAGCGGCGTCTCGGCAACGGTGTGACCCTCATCGCGGTCCCGAGCCCGTGGAACAAGGTGCTCGCGGTCTCCGTGCTGGTGGACGCCGGGTCCAAGCACGACCCGCCGGGGCTGTCGGGCCTTGCCCGTGTCACCGCCGAGCTTCTGCTCTCCGGCGCGACGACCATCCCGCGCGCGGAGATCGAGGAGACCGTGGACGACCGCGGGATCAGGCTCGGGTCGTACACGACGGAGGACTTCACGGAGATCTACGTGGTGTCCACCATCGACCAGTTCGATGCCGCGATCGACGTGCTGTCCGCTCTCGTGACACAGCCCGCGTTCGACGGCCGCGACCTCCCGATCGTGCAGCGGAGGGTCGTGGAGGATCAGGAACGCGCGCTGAACGACCCGTTCGCGGCATGCTACGCGCGGCTCAACGAGATCCTGTTCGAAGGGCATCCGTACGCCGTTCCTCCGAGCGGCACGAAGAGCGGCGTGGCCGCCCTGACACGGGACCACGTGACACGGTTCTACGCCGACCGCTACAGGGGTGGGAACATCGTCGTGACCGCCGTGGGCGACTTCCGCGAGGACGAGGCCATGCGGAAGCTCGGCGCCTGCTTCGCGGCGTGCGCGAGCGGCAGGGTTCCACCTCGCGGGATCCCGCTCAAGCAGCCGAAGGAGCCGGTCAGCTACGAGTTCCATCGCGACGTGAGCCGGGGGTGCGTCACGATCGGCTTCGCGACTCCCCCCATGGGGTCGCACGACGGCGCCGCGGTTCGCGTGCTGGCATCCGTGCTCGGCGAAGGGAAGGCGGCGCGCGGGCGCATCCGCGACGCGTTGCCGCCCGATGACGCGTCGTCGTCTCAGGCCGGCGTGCTGAATCCCGAGGGCGTCGAGCAGGGGCGGCTCGTCCTGTTCGCTTCGACGGCCGACGTTGACGCGGCGGCCGCCGCGCTCGGGGAGATCATCGAGCGGCTGCGCTCCGAGCGCGTGCCGGACGCCGAGCTGGCCGAGGCAAAGGAGCGGCTGCTCGGCCAGATGGCGCTCTCGGGGCAGAGGAACATCGAGCGGGCCGGGCGGCTCGGGATCGGCGAGATCGCCCGCCTGGGCCACGACTCCAGCGACCGCCTCGCCCGGAGCATCGAGGCCGTGAGCGCCGAGGACGTCAGGCGCGCCGCCGTGAAGTACCTCTCGAACCCGGTCACCGTGACCTTGAGGCCGGGCAGGGTCTCGCGGACGCAGCTCTAG
- the tsaD gene encoding tRNA (adenosine(37)-N6)-threonylcarbamoyltransferase complex transferase subunit TsaD yields MLVLGIETSCDETAAAVLKDGRSVLSSVVASQDVHAAFGGVVPEYASRAHMRLLAPVARAAVERAGASWTDLGAVAVTNRPGLVGCLLVGVSFAKALSYALDIPLVGVDHVEGHVFSLRLTRPDLALPAVCLVASGGHTELVLVEAWGAYRTLGRTRDDAAGEAFDKVGKLLGLPYPAGPVIERLAAGGNAEAHRFPRAMMEAGNLDFSFSGVKTAVRLKVGELGRTPEGEELADVAASFQEAVIDALAVKTIRAAERERVSSVSVGGGVAANDALRRRIEEEAARVGVECVFPPKALCTDNGVVIAAVGDFLLSTGHRDDLALSASASRLDPLVAS; encoded by the coding sequence GTGCTTGTTCTTGGCATCGAGACGTCGTGCGACGAGACCGCTGCGGCTGTTCTCAAGGACGGCCGCAGCGTGCTCTCGAGCGTCGTCGCCTCCCAGGACGTCCACGCGGCGTTCGGAGGCGTCGTGCCGGAGTACGCGTCGCGGGCGCACATGCGACTCCTGGCGCCGGTGGCGCGCGCGGCGGTCGAGCGAGCCGGCGCGAGCTGGACCGACCTCGGCGCGGTCGCCGTGACGAACAGGCCGGGGCTCGTGGGCTGCCTCCTCGTCGGCGTCTCGTTCGCGAAGGCGCTCTCCTACGCGCTGGACATCCCACTCGTCGGCGTTGATCACGTGGAAGGCCACGTCTTCTCGCTCAGGCTCACGCGCCCCGATCTCGCGCTGCCGGCCGTGTGCCTCGTCGCGTCGGGCGGCCACACCGAGCTCGTGCTCGTCGAGGCGTGGGGCGCGTACCGGACGCTGGGGCGCACGCGCGACGACGCGGCGGGCGAGGCGTTCGACAAGGTGGGGAAGCTGCTCGGCCTTCCGTACCCGGCCGGCCCGGTGATCGAGCGGCTGGCGGCCGGGGGGAACGCGGAGGCGCACCGCTTCCCCAGGGCGATGATGGAGGCCGGCAACCTGGACTTCAGTTTCTCGGGCGTCAAGACGGCGGTGCGCCTCAAGGTTGGAGAGCTCGGGCGGACACCGGAGGGCGAGGAGCTCGCCGACGTCGCCGCCAGCTTCCAGGAGGCCGTCATCGACGCGCTTGCCGTCAAGACCATCCGCGCGGCCGAGCGCGAGCGCGTCTCGAGCGTGAGCGTCGGCGGCGGCGTGGCCGCGAACGACGCGCTGCGCCGCCGCATCGAGGAGGAGGCCGCGCGCGTGGGCGTCGAGTGCGTCTTTCCCCCCAAGGCCCTGTGCACGGACAACGGCGTGGTCATCGCGGCGGTCGGCGACTTCCTCCTCTCGACGGGCCATCGCGACGACCTCGCGCTGAGCGCCAGCGCGTCCCGCCTGGATCCCCTGGTGGCAAGCTGA
- a CDS encoding PorV/PorQ family protein, translating into MARALVLALAAALALIPAMAVAEDGTAGLAFLKLGVGGRAIGMGDAYTAVGGDASCLYWNPAGCVQVESIDVLLMHSEWFEGVRYEFLGGVRSYGHQAFGLGVFGLYMDDLERREGPTSEPIGHFGVFDFAVTGAYARRLTDCLDVGASLKYLHEKIDDELATGVAADLGARYSIPMVEGLSAGLAVQNLGPQMSFVEEKFDLPVAYRIGAAYDTPVTGLNGRLLVVSDVVLPSDGDTKTHFGFEFAYANAVALRFGYRTGWDNQNVSVGLGARVRNLRLDYAYVPFYSDLGDTHRLSLGVEL; encoded by the coding sequence ATGGCCCGCGCGCTCGTTCTCGCACTTGCTGCCGCCCTCGCGTTGATCCCGGCAATGGCCGTCGCCGAAGACGGCACCGCGGGTCTCGCCTTCCTCAAGCTGGGAGTGGGCGGGAGAGCGATAGGCATGGGCGATGCCTACACGGCCGTGGGGGGCGATGCGTCCTGCCTCTACTGGAACCCCGCCGGTTGCGTGCAGGTCGAGAGCATCGACGTGCTCCTGATGCACAGCGAGTGGTTCGAGGGCGTGCGGTACGAGTTCCTGGGCGGCGTGCGATCGTACGGGCACCAGGCGTTCGGTCTCGGCGTCTTCGGGCTGTACATGGACGATCTCGAGAGGCGGGAAGGCCCCACGTCTGAGCCCATCGGTCACTTCGGCGTCTTCGACTTCGCCGTCACGGGCGCCTACGCGCGTCGGCTGACCGACTGCCTCGACGTCGGAGCTTCGCTCAAGTACCTGCATGAGAAGATCGACGACGAGCTGGCGACGGGCGTCGCGGCCGACCTCGGCGCAAGGTACAGCATCCCCATGGTCGAGGGTCTCTCCGCCGGTCTGGCCGTCCAGAACCTCGGTCCCCAGATGAGCTTCGTCGAGGAGAAGTTCGATCTTCCGGTCGCCTACCGCATCGGCGCCGCATACGACACGCCGGTCACCGGTCTGAATGGCCGGCTTCTCGTTGTCAGCGATGTCGTGCTGCCGAGCGACGGTGACACGAAGACGCACTTCGGGTTCGAGTTCGCCTACGCGAACGCGGTCGCGCTGCGCTTCGGGTATCGAACGGGCTGGGACAATCAGAACGTCTCGGTCGGCCTTGGGGCGAGGGTCCGGAACCTGAGGCTGGACTACGCGTACGTTCCGTTCTACTCGGACCTCGGAGACACGCACCGGCTGTCGCTCGGGGTCGAGCTCTAG